A single Rhopalosiphum padi isolate XX-2018 chromosome 4, ASM2088224v1, whole genome shotgun sequence DNA region contains:
- the LOC132931031 gene encoding general transcription factor IIF subunit 2 translates to MSSGSLDMSKAGNALWLVKVPKYVADKWDNAPGSLDVGKIKVTNTPGKRPDISLHLSEAVLCLEGEKNNEPIPKSFKLDVSHFNSQTMVALSEQRMPYNPDAVVQETDRLAILGKISQKLECRPIGDQVYMDLKKQAIRKAHIPTRQVQKLDKVVQNFKPISDHKHNIEYNEKKKSEGKKARDDKDAVMAMLFKAFEKHQYYNIKDLVTLTKQPVVYLKEILKEVCNYNLKHPHKNMWELKPEYRHYKEQEDTETN, encoded by the exons atGAGTAGTGGATCTTTGGATATGTCAAAGGCAGGAAATGCTTTATGGCTTGTTAAAGTACCTAAATACGTCGCAGATAAATGGGACAATGCCCCTGGTAGCTTAGATGTGGGTAAAATTAAGGTAACAAATACACCAGGAAAAAGACCAGATATTTCACTTCATCTGTCCGAAGCCGTTTTATGCTTGGAGGGTGAAAAAAACAATGAGCCAATACCCAAATCATTCAAATTAGATGTGTCACATTTTAATAGCCAAACAATGGTTGCATTATCTGAACAAAGAATGCCTTATAATCCAGATGCAGTTGTGCAAGAAACAGATAGGTTAGCTATACTAGGAAAAATAAGTCAGAAACTAGAATGTCGGCCTATTGGAGATCag GTTtatatggatttaaaaaaacaagCTATACGAAAAGCACATATTCCAACCAGACAAGTTCAAAAGTTAGACAAAGTAGTTCAAAATTTCAAGCCTATATCagatcataaacataatattgagtATAATGAAAAGAAGAAATCTGAAGGCAAAAAGGCACGTGATGATAAAGATGCTGTCATGGCTATGTTATTTAAGGCATTTGAGaaacatcaatattataacatcaaagATCTGGTTACATTGACTAAACAACCAgtagtatatttaaaagaaatccTAAAAGAAGTTTGTAATTATAATCTCAAACATCCCCATAAGAATATGTGGGAGTTAAAACCTGAATATAGACATTACAAAGAACAAGAAGACACGGAgacaaattag
- the LOC132931028 gene encoding probable cytochrome P450 6a13 isoform X2, which yields MLTILSFTNFWVDLIIFVTVLFSIIYYCISTFNVWKKLNVPYIRPIPLFGNYLNVALGIEHPIETYKKIYYELAGHKYGGMFQMRTPYLMIRDPEIINNILIKDFSYFTDRGIYVNFSNEPLSEILFLMENPRWKILRSKLSPAFTSGKLKQMYSQIEECGNAMVDNICSELKKNPNEIDVRDILGQYSTDVIGTCSFGLKLNVASDDTSLFRSFGKTAFQSSLLYFLREICVMISPAIMKIIRLPFFPNKTTEFFGSVFKETMAYRKKNNIVRTDIVHCLIQAHQDLVVDNNSSNGGLTGSQILSNAFGFFAAGFETTSTTLSFCLYELALKKNIQDRVREEIKLTKIKYNGVIDNEFLNDLIYLDMVIAETIRKYPVLFALFRVATKTYRVPNDSLIIEKGQKIIIPTFSLHFDPRYFSDPEVFNPERFSAEENAKRPNGVYLPFGNGPRICIGKRFAEMEMKLALVDILSKFEVEPCEKTEIPIQFSKLSLLVIPKDEKVWLKLNPISE from the exons atgttaacGATACTTAGTTTTACCAACTTTTGGGTTGACTTGATCATATTCGTAACAGTATTATTctcgattatttattattgtatttcgaCATTTAATGTTTGGAAAAAACTTAATGTGCCTTATATACGTCCAATTCCTTTGTTTGGCAACTACTTGAACGTAGCACTGGGCATAGAGCATCCAATAGAAACATACAAGAAAATTTATTATGAACTTGCTGGACACAAGTACGGAGGTATGTTTCAGATGCGAACTCCGTACTTAATGATCCGCGATCCTGAAATTATCAACAACATACTGATAAAGGATTTTTCGTATTTTACCGACCGTGGCATTTACGTGAATTTTTCAAATGAACCACTGTCAgaaatactgtttttaatggaaaaccCCCGATGGAAAATACTTAGAAGTAAATTGAGTCCCGCGTTCACATCTGGAAAACTTAAACAGATGTATAGTCAAATCGAAGAGTGTGGCAATGCGATGGTAGATAATATATGTTCCGAGTTAAAGAAAAATCCCAATGAAATTGATGTACGAGATATTTTGGGACAATATTCAACTGATGTTATCGGCACTTGTTCTTTTGGGCTGAAACTGAATGTAGCAAGCGATGATACTTCTTTGTTTCGTAGTTTTGGAAAAACGGCATTCCAATCATCATTATTGTATTTCTTGAGAGAAATATGTGTGATGATATCACCagctattatgaaaattataaggcTTCCTTTTTTTCCTAATAAAACAACTGAATTTTTCGGATCAGTATTTAAAGAAACGATGgcgtacagaaaaaaaaataatatagtgagAACTGATATTGTTCATTGTTTAATCCAAGCACATCAAGACTTGGTTGTTGATAACAATTCATCTAATGGTG gTCTAACTGGATCTCAAATATTATCAAATGCATTTGGTTTTTTTGCTGCTGGATTTGAAACTACATCAACTACTCtttctttttgtttatatgAACTTGCTctgaaaaaaaacatacaagaCCGAGTTCGTGAAGAGataaaattgacaaaaattaaatataatggagTAATTGATAATGAGTTTTTGAATGATCTCATTTATCTAGATATGGTTATAGCAG aaaCAATCAGAAAATATCCTGTACTTTTTGCTTTGTTCAGAGTAGCTACAAAAACCTATCGTGTGCCAAACGATTCATTAATAATTGAGAAGGGGCAGAAAATTATAATTCCAACCTTTTCATTGCATTTTGATCCTAGATATTTTAGTGATCCCGAAGTATTCAATCCTGAAAGATTTTCTGCCGAAGAAAATGCAAAGCGACCTAACGGCGTTTATCTTCCATTTGGCAATGGACCCAGGATTTGTAtcg gaaaaCGATTTGCTGAGATGGAAATGAAATTAGCTTTAGtagatattttatcaaaatttgaagtGGAACCGTGTGAAAAGACCGagatacctatacaatttagtaaattatcatTGTTAGTGATTCCGAAGGATGAAAAAGTTTGGTTAAAACTAAATCCAAtttctgaataa
- the LOC132928719 gene encoding uncharacterized protein LOC132928719 has translation MSQIKAVHDLALRVVDEPDLGSTLTHLTADLDSLWTQFRLEDDAVLDGLTDLDRLSEYDVGLTAEIRKCISDYKVAAAKLVPKGVEAIDMSYLQVKLGSTNSPQESDQNPFDFDGDFRLWPTFRDRFKEQVDAQLELSNIDKMYYLIRCLTGEASDAIRGVPVSGDNYVLALSLLSERFYRPRLVATSLLDRLLSAPTMSQESLQDLNNFVGTVNERISLLEALKVPNLESFILFTIAFRCLPVATRKLFESGSSADYPSILYS, from the coding sequence ATGTCACAGATTAAGGCCGTGCATGATTTAGCATTACGGGTTGTAGATGAACCCGACCTAGGTTCGACCTTAACCCATTTAACCGCCGATTTAGATTCCTTGTGGACGCAGTTTAGGCTAGAAGATGATGCGGTGTTAGACGGCTTGACCGATTTAGATAGATTATCCGAGTATGATGTCGGTTTGACGGCTGAAATACGTAAATGTATTAGTGATTACAAGGTCGCGGCGGCGAAGTTAGTTCCTAAGGGTGTTGAGGCAATCGACATGTCGTACCTTCAGGTTAAGTTAGGATCGACCAACTCTCCTCAGGAAAGTGACCAAAATCCGTTCGATTTCGACGGGGATTTCCGTTTGTGGCCCACTTTCCGCGATAGATTTAAGGAACAAGTGGACGCGCAACTCGAGCTTTCCAATATTGATAagatgtattatttaatcagGTGTCTTACGGGAGAAGCATCCGACGCGATACGTGGTGTTCCGGTGTCCGGGGACAATTATGTTCTTGCATTGTCCCTCCTGTCCGAGCGATTTTATCGACCGCGACTAGTCGCCACGTCGTTACTTGATCGATTACTAAGCGCGCCGACCATGTCGCAGGAGTCGTTGCAGgatcttaataattttgtagGTACGGTTAACGAAAGAATTTCGCTATTGGAAGCACTAAAAGTACCGAACTTGGAGTCcttcattttatttacaattgctTTTAGGTGTTTACCTGTTGCTACACGCAAATTATTCGAGTCAGGTAGCTCGGCTGATTAtccgtctatactctatagttgA
- the LOC132931028 gene encoding probable cytochrome P450 6a13 isoform X1, translating to MLTILSFTNFWVDLIIFVTVLFSIIYYCISTFNVWKKLNVPYIRPIPLFGNYLNVALGIEHPIETYKKIYYELAGHKYGGMFQMRTPYLMIRDPEIINNILIKDFSYFTDRGIYVNFSNEPLSEILFLMENPRWKILRSKLSPAFTSGKLKQMYSQIEECGNAMVDNICSELKKNPNEIDVRDILGQYSTDVIGTCSFGLKLNVASDDTSLFRSFGKTAFQSSLLYFLREICVMISPAIMKIIRLPFFPNKTTEFFGSVFKETMAYRKKNNIVRTDIVHCLIQAHQDLVVDNNSSNGVGLTGSQILSNAFGFFAAGFETTSTTLSFCLYELALKKNIQDRVREEIKLTKIKYNGVIDNEFLNDLIYLDMVIAETIRKYPVLFALFRVATKTYRVPNDSLIIEKGQKIIIPTFSLHFDPRYFSDPEVFNPERFSAEENAKRPNGVYLPFGNGPRICIGKRFAEMEMKLALVDILSKFEVEPCEKTEIPIQFSKLSLLVIPKDEKVWLKLNPISE from the exons atgttaacGATACTTAGTTTTACCAACTTTTGGGTTGACTTGATCATATTCGTAACAGTATTATTctcgattatttattattgtatttcgaCATTTAATGTTTGGAAAAAACTTAATGTGCCTTATATACGTCCAATTCCTTTGTTTGGCAACTACTTGAACGTAGCACTGGGCATAGAGCATCCAATAGAAACATACAAGAAAATTTATTATGAACTTGCTGGACACAAGTACGGAGGTATGTTTCAGATGCGAACTCCGTACTTAATGATCCGCGATCCTGAAATTATCAACAACATACTGATAAAGGATTTTTCGTATTTTACCGACCGTGGCATTTACGTGAATTTTTCAAATGAACCACTGTCAgaaatactgtttttaatggaaaaccCCCGATGGAAAATACTTAGAAGTAAATTGAGTCCCGCGTTCACATCTGGAAAACTTAAACAGATGTATAGTCAAATCGAAGAGTGTGGCAATGCGATGGTAGATAATATATGTTCCGAGTTAAAGAAAAATCCCAATGAAATTGATGTACGAGATATTTTGGGACAATATTCAACTGATGTTATCGGCACTTGTTCTTTTGGGCTGAAACTGAATGTAGCAAGCGATGATACTTCTTTGTTTCGTAGTTTTGGAAAAACGGCATTCCAATCATCATTATTGTATTTCTTGAGAGAAATATGTGTGATGATATCACCagctattatgaaaattataaggcTTCCTTTTTTTCCTAATAAAACAACTGAATTTTTCGGATCAGTATTTAAAGAAACGATGgcgtacagaaaaaaaaataatatagtgagAACTGATATTGTTCATTGTTTAATCCAAGCACATCAAGACTTGGTTGTTGATAACAATTCATCTAATGGTG taggTCTAACTGGATCTCAAATATTATCAAATGCATTTGGTTTTTTTGCTGCTGGATTTGAAACTACATCAACTACTCtttctttttgtttatatgAACTTGCTctgaaaaaaaacatacaagaCCGAGTTCGTGAAGAGataaaattgacaaaaattaaatataatggagTAATTGATAATGAGTTTTTGAATGATCTCATTTATCTAGATATGGTTATAGCAG aaaCAATCAGAAAATATCCTGTACTTTTTGCTTTGTTCAGAGTAGCTACAAAAACCTATCGTGTGCCAAACGATTCATTAATAATTGAGAAGGGGCAGAAAATTATAATTCCAACCTTTTCATTGCATTTTGATCCTAGATATTTTAGTGATCCCGAAGTATTCAATCCTGAAAGATTTTCTGCCGAAGAAAATGCAAAGCGACCTAACGGCGTTTATCTTCCATTTGGCAATGGACCCAGGATTTGTAtcg gaaaaCGATTTGCTGAGATGGAAATGAAATTAGCTTTAGtagatattttatcaaaatttgaagtGGAACCGTGTGAAAAGACCGagatacctatacaatttagtaaattatcatTGTTAGTGATTCCGAAGGATGAAAAAGTTTGGTTAAAACTAAATCCAAtttctgaataa
- the LOC132931030 gene encoding MYG1 exonuclease codes for MNLTTKFSPKKLGTHNGAFHCDEAFGSCMLQLLFPDLEIIRTRDEKLLSECDIVIDVGGVYDHSTRRYDHHQRSFNHSMSTLVPNAKWTTKLSSAGLVYLHYGHDVLKKVIASDVPDDTLNTIYSKVYESFVQEVDAIDNGIPICEGMPKYNIHTNLSSRIGNFNKKWNHVGEFDDMKAFKQAMQLIKNEFEETVLYAFQTWLPARSLVIDALEKRYETHKSGRVIELGTSCPWKEHYFVLEEELGKDLSPKIDFVIFEDTSNSAWRIQCIPITPQSFTLRKPLPKSWWGIRDDELSKISGVRDCIFCHANGFIGGNKTKSGILEMCEKALE; via the coding sequence atgaatttaaccactaaattttcaccaaaaaaaTTGGGTACACACAATGGCGCATTCCACTGCGATGAAGCATTTGGTTCATGTAtgctacaattattatttcccGACTTGGAAATAATTCGTACTAGAGATGAAAAATTGTTATCCGAATGCGATATTGTCATCGACGTCGGTGGTGTTTACGATCACAGTACACGCCGTTATGATCATCATCAAAGAAGTTTTAATCACTCAATGAGCACACTAGTTCCCAATGCCAAATGGACAACAAAATTGAGTAGTGCAGGTTTGGTGTACTTACATTACGGCCATGATGTTTTGAAAAAAGTTATTGCATCTGATGTACCAGATGATACATTGAATACTATTTATTCCAAGGTATATGAATCTTTTGTACAAGAAGTAGATGCTATTGACAATGGTATTCCAATTTGTGAAGGTatgccaaaatataatatacacacaaattTGAGTAGTCGAATCGGTAACTTTAACAAGAAATGGAACCATGTTGGAGAATTTGACGATATGAAAGCATTCAAGCAGGCAATGcaattgattaaaaatgaatttgaagAAACCGTACTGTATGCATTTCAAACGTGGTTACCTGCTAGGTCATTGGTAATTGATGCACTTGAGAAACGATATGAAACACATAAATCTGGTCGTGTCATAGAACTTGGAACATCATGCCCTTGGAAagaacattattttgtattagaaGAAGAACTTGGTAAAGATCTTTCaccaaaaattgattttgttatttttgaagaCACTTCAAATTCTGCGTGGAGAATACAATGTATACCAATTACTCCCCAATCGTTTACACTTCGAAAGCCATTACCAAAAAGTTGGTGGGGTATTAGAGATGATGAATTAAGTAAAATTTCTGGAGTACGAGATTGTATTTTTTGTCATGCAAATGGATTCATCGGTGGAAACAAGACTAAATCAGGAATACTAGAAATGTGTGAAAAAGCTTtagaatga